CCCTGGGGTTGCTTGCTGGATGCAGCGGGGCAAAGACTCCGGTTAGCAACCAAGAGAAAGTACTCCGCATCGGCGTCCTGTATGGCGGTAATATGGATGACTCTTATTTCCGTCAACAGTACACAGATATTTATGAATTCGACAGAAAAAATGTGAAGATCGAAATTGTCCCTGCAATTAATCAGAGCGATTGGCGCTATAATGATGGATCAGAGCCTTATAAAGAGCCGGATTACTTGGACGGTATGAAGAAAATTATGACCGGCAGCAATCCCGTTGATGTCGTCGTTACAGACGTTAGTGTGCTGAAACAGCTAATCCAGGAAAATATGCTGAAACAGCTTGATCCATTAGTCCAGGAGGACAAATTTGACACAAGCGATTTCGTTCCAGCGGTCATTGATGGCATTAAGGATTTAGGAGAGGGAAGTCTTTATGCGCTAACTCCTTCATTCTCTTCATCCGCTTTGTTCTATAACAAGAAGCTGTTATCCGATGCTGGAGTTGAGCCTCCTACGGATAAAATGACTTGGGATGATGTGTTCAATCTAGCGAAGAGACTGGCGAAGGGCTCAGGCAAGGATCGCGTGTATGGATTCTCCTTCAATCGCTATATGGGTAATGACCCATTCTGGGATATGCAGTACACCTATATGGCTCCACTGCAGCTAAGGATGTATGATGAGAAGGCTGAGACCATGACGGTGGAATCGCCGCAATGGATTAAAGCATGGGATACGATCAGTAATCTCGTTAAAGAAGAAGTAATACCGAATAACAATAATGTCAACTATGATGAGAATTGGACTCCGATATCCAATGATATGTTCTTATCTGGCAAGGTCGCGATGATGATCTCCGAGAGCTATTATATTAACGAAATTGCTGATGCCAATACTAATGCGGCCAAGATCAAGGATTATACGCCAGTCGATTGGGATGTGGTTACGCTTCCGACACATCCAGAGAAGCCGGATATTGGCGGCAACATTTATCTTAACAATACGTTTGCTATTAACACCAATGCACCTAATCCTGAGTCGGCCTGGGATTATATTAAGTTCATTGCCGGCGAAGACTGGGCGAAGCTGAAGTCGCGGAGCAATTCGTATGAGATGGTTGCCCGGAAGTCTTACATCCAACCAAGGCAAGGCTTATCTTATAATATCGGGGCATTCTATAATATCAAACCGGTTCCGCCAACAAATCCGAAGGATGATAAGCTGAAGCAAGAGAAGCGAGGATTATACTACGTTGAAAATCTCGGCCGAACTTATTTCCAAGAGGTATTAGATAAGAAAAAGTCATCAACAGAAGCCCTGAAGGATTGGTCGGAGAAGGGTAACAAGATGCTGCAGGAGATTAAGCTTAATCCTAAGACCGAATTCCAAGAAGATGGAACGCCTTATATTCCTGAAGATAATGTGAGTGCGGCTGCTGGGTTATCAAGTAAAGGATGATTGAATAATAAAAAAGTCGCTGGAAATTATTTCGGCGGCTTTTTTTGTACAATTCTGGGCAATCTATATATCGATGAACCAAATCTGTATGGAGGAGATCGTAAATGCATTGGGTATACTTCAATAAATTGTATCGTACGAAATTTCAAGCTGGCTGCCTTGCGAAGAGATTAGAACAAGATGGCTGGATTTACGGCTTCGACCGCATGAACGAAATTGAAATCTTCCGCTCCAAGCGTGGAAAGTATGGCGTCAGGTTCATTCCTTAGATTCAATCCGAGACGACTTTCCAATTCATTTCTGTTGATAAGCAATTATTTGCACAGTCCCTTAAAGTGACACTTGACAAACCATGGCATACTCGTGTATATTATTACTTGTCGCTATTTATTGTCGCGGGGTGGAGCAGTTCGGTAGCTCGTCGGGCTCATAACCCGAAGGTCGTAGGTTCAAATCCTGCCCCCGCAATACTTATTTTAGTCATTTGTCGCAAGGGCCCTTAGCTCAGTTGGTTAGAGCGGTCGGCTCATAACCGATTGGTCGGGGGTTCGAGTCCCTCAGGGCCCATTATGCGAGAAACCCTTGCTATGCAAGGGTTTTTTGCTGTTTATAGGAGATAGAATCCTAGACTTCTAGGATTTGATAGCTTGTTGCTAACGCCTTTGCTAACGGCGGTAGTGCCTTATGTAACGGGTGGATATCTTGCAGTACAAGCATCACATAAAATAGACGATTTATGAGGGAAAGGTGTCCAATCTCTTCACAGAAAATAGAATAGGATAGTGTGTACTCTACATAAAAGTAGGAAATCACATATGAGTGAAGTAGTTGGTGGGGGATTATGGTATATTAATATGCGAACAAAGCCAGGCCTCCGAACGGAGACCTGGCTTACTTATATGATTGGAATACAAGGGATTATTTGATGGAAGAAGGGAATATCGTATTTGGTATAGCTATTATTGTAGAATTTGCTGAATAAAGATGTGATTAACGGCCGCGCTTTTGGCCTCTCAGTTCAGGTCTGCCGCAAAACACATCTTTTACAGAATAGCAGAATTGATGCTTTGGCACGGGTACACAATGATGTCGTCTGATGATCTCAACGGGATGCACTACGTTTACAACTTGTGGATGGAAGTAATCTTTATACACTGTAGTTGGCGGGTCAAATACGGTTTGTTCTGGACATTTGTTATGGCATTCTGACATTTTTCTTCAGCTCCTTTGTTTTAGGTTCACATCATTATACGCGTGTAACTATTGTATGACTGTATGTTTGTCTATCTATATCTACATCAATGAGTCCAGAATATCAGCAAATAACAGGGGGGAGTTCTTCATGAAGATAATCACGATTAGGCAGCCATGGGCAACCCTAGTGGCTCTGGGGGAGAAGCAGTTTGAGACCCGCAGCTGGAGGACGGCATACAGGGGCGAGCTGGCGATTCATGCAGGAAAAGCGATAGATAAGACAACTTGTCAACAGGAGCCTTATCGTTCCGTTCTTCAAAGGCGTGGGTATACCTCGGATCAATTGCCACTTGGGGCAGTGATCGCGGTGGGGAGACTGGAACAATGCTATTATGTTGGAACGGATCTAGGGACTGCGGCCATCCTAGGAGATGAAGGTTATATAGTGGAGGGAGCGGAATATGCCTTCGGGGATTACACTGAAGGACGCTATGCCTGGAAAATAGGCCGTATAGGATTCTTGGAGAGACCGCTGCCTGCAACAGGGAGACTTGGGCTGTGGAACCTTCCAGATGATCCGCTGTTGAAAATGGATGAAATGCAGCATACCTGGTCGAAATAGTCATTCAACCAGGTAATGCTCAAGGAACAGATTAGTCCTCTTCATTCTTTTCGTAAGCAATTAAAGTGACTTCATGCCCGGTAATTTGGGTTAACTGATTTTCGGCCTCTTTAATAATTGTGATTGCAGTGGCTGTATCGTTGAGAGAGGCTATATTGTAATGATCGTCAGAATTCTTCAACAAGGAACCCTCCAATGTATAATGTATAGAATTTTAAGCTTAAGCAGTTCTAAGTTTGCCCATGATAAAAGCTGCTTATGATAAAAACTTGATTATCTCAGGAGTAGCATGTTATAATAACAAACGCAGGATTTTTCTTGTACATAGAGAAGCTGCCCTATAAGACGCATCGTATATAGGACTAACCTATTTTGCGTCGACAGTAAGCCGGGATGGCGGAATCGGCAGACGCACAGGACTTAAAATCCTGGGGTGGGTGACCACCGTGCGGGTTCAAGTCCCGCTCTCGGCATTCGTGCTTACAAGGTTGACGGAGGATCGCATGTCTTTCATTTCGATGAAGGGACCTGCGATCTTTTCTAATCCTTGACAAGCAGGGTTCAGGCTTCAAAAAGATGTTGCAAATCCTGAGTGACTATGTTATTATATAAAAGTTCTTTAATGACATTAACAATTTGGATCGTTAGCTCAGTTGGTAGAGCACGTGACTCTTAATCATGTGGTCCAGGGTTCGAGTCCCTGACGATCCATTCCTGTTAGAAACGGCATCGCTGCCGTTCCTTTGTTCCTTATATGACACTGAAAGATATTAGATGATTGCTGCCTGGCAGTAAATAATTATTGCAACATTCTAGTCACTATGTTATTATATAAGAGTTGATAGTGACATTCATAATTTGGATCGTTAGCTCAGTTGGTAGAGCACGTGACTCTTAATCATGTGGTCCAGGGTTCGAGTCCCTGACGATCCATCCTTTAGAAACGGCAGAGATGCCGTTTCTTTGTTGCTCAGAGTGCTGTATGGTAATCGGAATGGATTACTGTACAGCTCTTTTTATTTATAGGACAAAGGTATTATTTTCTGGTCTAGGGTAACGAAATTATTCCTGTATGTCGATATATTACCTATAGGCCTGAATATGGATTCCGGCAGACATGACAACCAAAGGAGAGAAATGAATGACTGGAAAGAGGAAACTGACAGGATGGCTCCTTACAGTGGCGCTGCTCCTGGCTGTCGTATTTCCTACGGGTGCTTTTGCAGCCACAGGAGATGTCGTCTCGATTGATATTGAAGGTTCCGGATCACCGATTGAGCTAACGGTAGGAAAGTCTACTAAGCAATTGAAGGTGTGGGGAACTGTAGAGGGTTCGTCGGTCAAACGCGACTTGACCAGGGCAGTGGATTGGTCCTCCGACCACCCGGAGATCATTAGTGTTAACAACGGATTTGTAACGCCGCTGAAGAGCGGCAGTGCAATAATTACAGCTGTTTATAACAACTCCGCAGTGTCCACGATAGAAATCAAGGCGGTAGACACGTACAAAGAGCTGACGTTGGAATATTCGGCGAAAGGGAAGTACAAGCTGGGAACCAACGAGAAGAACTTGACGGTTACTGCTTTAGCGGCTATCGAGGGAAGTCAAGGGGAGACGAAGGACGTTACAGCTGATGCTGATTGGAGCAGTTCGAACTCCTTGGTCCTGACGATTGAGAAAGGGAAAATCACGCTGGTCGGCGAAGGGGACGCAACGATTACGGCCAAATACAAAGGGCTAACGGCTTCTTTTAAAGCGACTGTAAGCTCACCGTATTCTGAATTAAATATCCTTCGCGCAGGAACAAGCGTAACTGATGAAGATGTTGAGCTCTTGATTGGTGACGACGAGGTAGCACTAACAGCTCAATCAACATTGACCAGTGATAAATCAACCTTGGACGTTACTACGAAGGCGAAATGGACTTCTTCAGACAGCAATATAGCAACGATTGAAGAAGGCAAGCTGAAGGCTAAGGCTTCCGGTAAGGCGACGATTACAGCTGAATATCTCGGCGTCAAAGCCAAGATCGACGTATATGTGCGCGCTCCATATGAAGTAATTCTGCTTAAGCCTGCAGAGGATCAATTGATATTCATCGGCGAAAGGCTGCAGCTTGAAGCGGAGATGAGAAGCCGCGCGAATTCCACGGATTCCGTAACAGGAGTTGCCGAGTGGAATTCATCGAGTCCGTTGTCGGCTACCGTATCTAAAGGCTTAGTTACAGGTATGACTGCTGGATCTTCGACGATTAAGGTTAGTCATCTTGGAGTCACTAAGAACATTAAAGTAACCGTTGCTCCAACAATTACGGATCTAACCGTAGAGAAGACTGAGCTGGAAATGTATAAGAACGATAAGCTAAGTCTTCCTAAAGTGACGGCTACCAAGCTGGACGATGATAAGGTCGATTTCAGCGGCAATATGAAATGGACTTCGGATAATGAAGATATCGCCAAGATTGAGGACGGTAAAATTATTGCCAAGGATTCAGGTAAAGTAACGCTAACCGCGAAGCTGCCTGATTCAGAAGTTAGTTCTCCGCTCAGCATTCGCGGGAAGAGCGTAAGCATTGAACTTACAGTAAAAGAGAAAGTCCTCACCTTTATTATGCCGGATGAAAAAATAAGTCTTGTAATTGGCGAAGAGATGCCGCTTCCTAAGGTTACGGCTGTATGGGAAGATGGCGGAGAAGGTGACGTATCCAATGATATTGAATGGACAGTTACCGGTGCCAATGCAGTGGTGAAGACGACGCCTACAGGTAAAGTTGTAAAAGGTCTGAATAAAGGCTCAGCCACTTTGAAGGGGACTTATTCCAATAAAATGATCAGCGTTCCAATGACGATTGAACCGAAGATTACGAAGATCGTCGTTGAGCCTACCAGCATCGAATTGAATGTGAAGAAGAGCAAATCGATTAAGGTTACAGGTTACTATACGGATGGCAAGAAGGTAACTCTGTCCAGCAAGGTAGGTTGGCAATCATCCAATGAACAGGTGGCAACGATCTCCTCTACCTCGGTAAAAGCTATCGCTGAAGGGACAGCGACCTTGACAGGCTCCTATCAAGGACAAGCAATTAGTGTGAAGGTGAGCGTAGTTCCAAAGCTGACCAAGCTTACGGTCGACGAGAAGAGCCTGAAGCTCGCACCTGGCTATGTGAAGACAGTGAAGCTTACTGCAGAATATGATACAGGTGCATCAGCATCTGTGAATGATAAAGCAGTATGGACGACTTCCAAAGCGTCCGTTGCGAAAGTAACGAACGGAAAGATTGAAGCGGTCGGCAAAGGTTCGGCTACAATCAAAGCGAAGTTCGGTGATAAGACAGTGTCCGTTCGGGTCACAGTAAAGTAATGATTTATTTCCAGAGCCGCCTTGGAGAATTCCATGGCGGTTCTTTTACATTCCTGGTTGATTCAGGTTTGGGCTTGGCATATAATTAAGGAACAAGTGTTCTATCCCACGATATGAACCAAAATAAGAACTATGTAAAGCAAAGGAAATCTACAACAATGGCAAAACGTACTACAAAAAGCAAGTCGAAAGGCAAGTCCAAAAGTAGCACATCAAAAAATAGCATCATCGTAGTTCTTCTAGCTGTCTTTATCGGGTTTTATTTGCTGGAGGGCGGCTGGCAGGATTGGCTTGGTCCGACGGACTCGTCTTCTGTAACGACGCAAGCAGGGGAGAATGAAGGGCGTCTGCGGGTCATATTCCTAGATGTAGGGCAGGGAGCTTCGCAGCTCCTGATTAGTCCAACTGGCAAGACAATGCTGATTGATGCGGGGAATAATGACCGTGAACAGCAAATGGTTGATAGCCTACATGCTTATGGGATTGATCGTCTGGATATCGTGATCGGAACGCATCCGGATGCGGATCATATTGGCGGCCTTGATCGAGTGATTGACAATTTCGAAGTTGGCGCCGTCTATATGCCGAAGATCCAGTCCAATACGAAAACCTATGAATCGCTTCTTAGATCGATCAAGAATAAGGGGCTGAAGGTGAAGACAGCCCAGGCTGGCGTTCGCCTCGACTGGGACGAAGAGGTAAGTAGCGAGATGGTGGCTCCTGTGACAATTAGTGATGATACGAACAACATGAGTGCAGTAGTTCGAATTACATATGGCAACAGCTCATACCTTCTTACTGGCGATGCTGAGCGAGAGAGTGAGCAGGCTATGCTGTCTTCCGGAAGAGAGCTACAGGCAGATGTAATGCTGGTTGGTCATCACGGTTCCAAGTCCTCGACGACACTGGCCTTCTTGAAACGGGTCAAGCCGAAGTATGCCGTAATCCAAGTAGGAGCGGACAACAGCTATGGCCATCCGAAGCAAGCGATACTGGATCGTCTGGCGAAGCAGAAGGTAGAAGTATATCGCAACGATTTACAAGGGAATATCGAGATAGCCTCCGATGGAATGAAGTACTATATTACGGCGGAAAGGTGACACGGTCATGGTTGGGATCGTTGAAGGCTTTGAGGAAGATATATGCCGAATTGAAGTAGAAGGCCAAATGAGGAATGTTCCACGCAGCCAGGTTGACAAGGAAGTTAGGCAGGGAGACATTGTAGAATGGAAGAGTGGCTTGTGGCTGACGAATCTGCAGAAGACCGAGGCGAGAAGCAAGGAAATCAAGAGATTAATGGAAGATGTCTGGGAAGATTGAAGAATGAACCAAAGGGAGGATTACTGTATGCTGTCACGACCAAAATCCGAAGAATTTTTACCTCATTTTCAGGAGTATGTGAACCTGGTACCTGGAGGCAATCTATTGGAATTGTTAGAGGGACAGATCTCACAAATCGTAGATCGGCTTGCTTCCGTAACTGAGGAGCAGGGAACATACCGCTACGCTGAAGGCAAATGGAGTCTGAAGGAAGTCATCGGGCATATGGCAGATACAGAACGTATTATGAGCTATCGGCTGCTTCGTATCGCCAGAGGCGATACAACACCGCTACCAGGCTTTGAGGAGCAGCTCTTCGTAAGTAATGCGGGCTTCGACCGATTCACGTTAGGGGAACTGCTGAAGGACTTTCAGTGCGTCAGGGAGGATACCTTGTCGCTGATACGCAGGCTGGATGAGACAGCTTGGCAGCGCATGGGCCATTATGGTGGGGGAGAAGGCTCTGCACGCTCCCTAGGCTATATTATTGCCGGCCATGCGATCCATCATATGAATATCATTAATGAACGATATCTTGCTTAGAGATTCATAGATACCAACATACAGACAGAATAACGGCCAAGCTTATCCGGGGACGGATCGCTTGGCCGTTTGTGATATTTTAGAACAGAAGGGTAGGGCACCAGTGCCTAAATTACTCGTGAGAGATAATCAACTCAAGCTTGCCATTCAATTGGAAGTCACCTGAAGAGATAGGGAGAATGAAATGATCTCCTTTGGCCAAAGGATAACTTTGTCCGTCGATTGACAGCTCGCCATTACCATCGATTACACTGCAGATCGTATATTGCTTGGCTTCTGGGAAGCTGGCCTTGCCGTCAACATTCCATTTTTCTACGGTGAAAAATGAATTAGAGACGAAGGTCGTAATGACGCCATTTTCGATTTCCTTGGTGTCATAGGATACGGCTTGATAAGCTTGTGGGACGCTAGTTACGTCGATAGCCTTCTTCAGATGAAGCTCGCGGGTATTGCCATCCTTATCTTTACGGTCATAGTCATAGACACGATAAGTCGTATCCGAGCTTTGCTGTGTCTCCAGTACGACAATGCCTTTGCCCAGTGCATGGATTGTACCGCTAGGTACATAGAAGAAGTCACCGGCTTTTACAGGAACCTTAGTTAAGAGAGAATCCCAGTTCCCCGCTGCGATCATCGACTCCAACTCATGCTTCGTCTTCGCTTCATGACCGTAGATAATGCAGGCACCCGGCTCAGCAGCGACGATATACCAGCATTCTGTCTTGCCCAGCTCTCCATTCTCATGAGCACCTGCATAGGCATCGTTAGGGTGGACCTGAACGGATAGATCGTCAGAAGCGTCCAACAGTTTCGTCAACAGCGGGAAGACGGTGGAAGAGGAGTTGAACAGCTCCGGATGAGAGTTCCACAATTCGCCAAGCAGCATCCCTTGATATGGGCCGCTCTTCACGATACTCTGACCGTTAGGATGGGCGGAGACTGCCCAGTATTCACCTGTGTGTTCATAAGGGATGTCATAGCCGAACAATTGCTTCAGCTTCTGGCCTCCCCAAATCCGTTCTTGAAATACCGATTGAAGAAAAATAGGTTCGTTCATCGTGTTATGTTCTCCTTTTTAGCTGTGATTAGAAGTTGTCAAGCAATGATATTATTTATAATCAACATGAATCAGTGCTGCGGCTCCGATCAATCCGGCATCCTGCAACAAGGCCGCAGGAACGATTGGAGTATTACGTCCTGACGGGTTCAGCGCATATTTGGACACATATTCTCTAACGGTACTAAAGAGCGGCTCGCCGATTTGGGAGACACCTCCGCCGATGACGAGCTTCTCAGGATCGAGAGTGTTGATCAAGGTGACACAGCCGATTCCGATATAACGGAATATTTGATCGACTAGCGCCTTCATCTCTTGATGTCCATCTGCAGCGAGCGCAAATACTTCCTTGGAAGTTACCTCGCGTCCTAACAACTCTGAGGCTTGTCTGGCAATGGCTGTACCTGAGGCGACATATTCCCAGCAGCCTTGCTGGCCGCATACACATGTTCCAGCCGAGGGATCAATGACGAAGTGGCCGACATCACCAGCATTACCAGTGGCCCCGGTAATCAGTCTGCCATGGCTGAAGATACCCGCACCGATGCCTGTGCTAATCGTGATAAATACGAAATGCTCAGCAT
The window above is part of the Paenibacillus lutimineralis genome. Proteins encoded here:
- a CDS encoding Ig-like domain-containing protein, which produces MTGKRKLTGWLLTVALLLAVVFPTGAFAATGDVVSIDIEGSGSPIELTVGKSTKQLKVWGTVEGSSVKRDLTRAVDWSSDHPEIISVNNGFVTPLKSGSAIITAVYNNSAVSTIEIKAVDTYKELTLEYSAKGKYKLGTNEKNLTVTALAAIEGSQGETKDVTADADWSSSNSLVLTIEKGKITLVGEGDATITAKYKGLTASFKATVSSPYSELNILRAGTSVTDEDVELLIGDDEVALTAQSTLTSDKSTLDVTTKAKWTSSDSNIATIEEGKLKAKASGKATITAEYLGVKAKIDVYVRAPYEVILLKPAEDQLIFIGERLQLEAEMRSRANSTDSVTGVAEWNSSSPLSATVSKGLVTGMTAGSSTIKVSHLGVTKNIKVTVAPTITDLTVEKTELEMYKNDKLSLPKVTATKLDDDKVDFSGNMKWTSDNEDIAKIEDGKIIAKDSGKVTLTAKLPDSEVSSPLSIRGKSVSIELTVKEKVLTFIMPDEKISLVIGEEMPLPKVTAVWEDGGEGDVSNDIEWTVTGANAVVKTTPTGKVVKGLNKGSATLKGTYSNKMISVPMTIEPKITKIVVEPTSIELNVKKSKSIKVTGYYTDGKKVTLSSKVGWQSSNEQVATISSTSVKAIAEGTATLTGSYQGQAISVKVSVVPKLTKLTVDEKSLKLAPGYVKTVKLTAEYDTGASASVNDKAVWTTSKASVAKVTNGKIEAVGKGSATIKAKFGDKTVSVRVTVK
- a CDS encoding ComEC/Rec2 family competence protein translates to MAKRTTKSKSKGKSKSSTSKNSIIVVLLAVFIGFYLLEGGWQDWLGPTDSSSVTTQAGENEGRLRVIFLDVGQGASQLLISPTGKTMLIDAGNNDREQQMVDSLHAYGIDRLDIVIGTHPDADHIGGLDRVIDNFEVGAVYMPKIQSNTKTYESLLRSIKNKGLKVKTAQAGVRLDWDEEVSSEMVAPVTISDDTNNMSAVVRITYGNSSYLLTGDAERESEQAMLSSGRELQADVMLVGHHGSKSSTTLAFLKRVKPKYAVIQVGADNSYGHPKQAILDRLAKQKVEVYRNDLQGNIEIASDGMKYYITAER
- a CDS encoding DinB family protein produces the protein MLSRPKSEEFLPHFQEYVNLVPGGNLLELLEGQISQIVDRLASVTEEQGTYRYAEGKWSLKEVIGHMADTERIMSYRLLRIARGDTTPLPGFEEQLFVSNAGFDRFTLGELLKDFQCVREDTLSLIRRLDETAWQRMGHYGGGEGSARSLGYIIAGHAIHHMNIINERYLA
- a CDS encoding ROK family protein, whose product is MDYAIGIDIGGTKTALGIIDPLGQVLAKTSLPTDHSVSPHVMVDRMAAAIKQMLMEHQVEESNILGIGIGAPGPLNTQKGEITAPPNLKGWWNFPIVESLQRHFSYKMAFENDATAAALAEKWLGAAKDAEHFVFITISTGIGAGIFSHGRLITGATGNAGDVGHFVIDPSAGTCVCGQQGCWEYVASGTAIARQASELLGREVTSKEVFALAADGHQEMKALVDQIFRYIGIGCVTLINTLDPEKLVIGGGVSQIGEPLFSTVREYVSKYALNPSGRNTPIVPAALLQDAGLIGAAALIHVDYK
- a CDS encoding ABC transporter substrate-binding protein — its product is MKLKNGKMRKMMTVSLAATMALGLLAGCSGAKTPVSNQEKVLRIGVLYGGNMDDSYFRQQYTDIYEFDRKNVKIEIVPAINQSDWRYNDGSEPYKEPDYLDGMKKIMTGSNPVDVVVTDVSVLKQLIQENMLKQLDPLVQEDKFDTSDFVPAVIDGIKDLGEGSLYALTPSFSSSALFYNKKLLSDAGVEPPTDKMTWDDVFNLAKRLAKGSGKDRVYGFSFNRYMGNDPFWDMQYTYMAPLQLRMYDEKAETMTVESPQWIKAWDTISNLVKEEVIPNNNNVNYDENWTPISNDMFLSGKVAMMISESYYINEIADANTNAAKIKDYTPVDWDVVTLPTHPEKPDIGGNIYLNNTFAINTNAPNPESAWDYIKFIAGEDWAKLKSRSNSYEMVARKSYIQPRQGLSYNIGAFYNIKPVPPTNPKDDKLKQEKRGLYYVENLGRTYFQEVLDKKKSSTEALKDWSEKGNKMLQEIKLNPKTEFQEDGTPYIPEDNVSAAAGLSSKG
- a CDS encoding ASCH domain-containing protein, which encodes MKIITIRQPWATLVALGEKQFETRSWRTAYRGELAIHAGKAIDKTTCQQEPYRSVLQRRGYTSDQLPLGAVIAVGRLEQCYYVGTDLGTAAILGDEGYIVEGAEYAFGDYTEGRYAWKIGRIGFLERPLPATGRLGLWNLPDDPLLKMDEMQHTWSK
- a CDS encoding DUF3006 domain-containing protein, with translation MVGIVEGFEEDICRIEVEGQMRNVPRSQVDKEVRQGDIVEWKSGLWLTNLQKTEARSKEIKRLMEDVWED
- the manA gene encoding mannose-6-phosphate isomerase, class I; this encodes MNEPIFLQSVFQERIWGGQKLKQLFGYDIPYEHTGEYWAVSAHPNGQSIVKSGPYQGMLLGELWNSHPELFNSSSTVFPLLTKLLDASDDLSVQVHPNDAYAGAHENGELGKTECWYIVAAEPGACIIYGHEAKTKHELESMIAAGNWDSLLTKVPVKAGDFFYVPSGTIHALGKGIVVLETQQSSDTTYRVYDYDRKDKDGNTRELHLKKAIDVTSVPQAYQAVSYDTKEIENGVITTFVSNSFFTVEKWNVDGKASFPEAKQYTICSVIDGNGELSIDGQSYPLAKGDHFILPISSGDFQLNGKLELIISHE